One genomic window of Methyloceanibacter sp. wino2 includes the following:
- the moaA gene encoding GTP 3',8-cyclase MoaA: MSDVETNLVDPFGRAISYLRVSVTDRCDFRCTYCMAEDMTFLPRKDLLTLEEIDRLASAFIARGVRKLRLTGGEPLVRRNVMSLIESLSRHLGGGLEELTLTTNGSQLYRFADQLADHGVERINVSLDTLDPAKFRFLTRWGDFHQVMRGIDRAARAGLKIKINAVALRDVNEDEIEDMVRWAHGRGFDLTLIETMPLGEIGTDRTDQYLPLSLVRTRLAQHFTLDDLPDRTGGPARYVRIRETGGRLGFITPMTHNFCESCNRVRVTCTGTLYMCLGQEDAADLRAPMRVSRDDDLLHAAIDEAIARKPKGHDFIIDRDSAPSLPRFMSATGG; encoded by the coding sequence ATGAGTGATGTTGAGACCAACCTGGTCGACCCGTTTGGCCGCGCTATCAGCTACTTGCGCGTATCGGTGACCGATCGCTGCGACTTCCGCTGCACCTATTGCATGGCGGAGGACATGACCTTTCTGCCGCGCAAGGATCTACTGACGCTCGAAGAGATCGATCGCCTCGCCAGCGCCTTCATCGCGCGCGGCGTGCGGAAATTGCGGCTCACCGGCGGAGAACCGCTGGTGCGGCGCAATGTCATGAGCCTTATCGAATCGCTGTCGCGGCACTTGGGCGGCGGGCTCGAGGAGTTGACGCTCACCACAAACGGCAGCCAGCTCTACCGCTTCGCCGACCAGTTGGCCGACCACGGCGTCGAACGAATCAACGTTTCCCTGGACACGCTCGATCCGGCCAAGTTCCGTTTCCTGACGCGCTGGGGCGATTTCCACCAGGTCATGCGCGGCATCGACCGTGCCGCACGCGCCGGCCTCAAGATCAAGATCAATGCCGTGGCCCTGCGCGACGTCAACGAGGACGAGATCGAAGACATGGTGCGGTGGGCCCATGGCCGCGGCTTCGACCTGACCCTGATCGAGACCATGCCTCTCGGAGAGATCGGCACAGACCGGACGGATCAATATTTGCCGCTGTCCCTCGTGCGGACCCGTTTGGCCCAGCACTTCACCCTGGACGATCTTCCCGACAGGACAGGCGGCCCCGCTCGCTACGTTCGTATTCGCGAAACGGGCGGCCGTCTCGGCTTCATCACGCCGATGACCCACAATTTTTGCGAGTCCTGCAACAGAGTTCGGGTCACGTGCACGGGCACTCTTTATATGTGCCTCGGACAGGAGGATGCGGCCGATCTCAGGGCGCCGATGCGTGTCAGCCGTGACGACGATTTGCTGCACGCGGCCATCGACGAAGCCATCGCCCGCAAGCCGAAGGGGCACGATTTCATCATTGATCGCGACTCGGCCCCCTCGTTGCCTCGATTCATGTCAGCGACCGGCGGCTAA
- a CDS encoding bifunctional diguanylate cyclase/phosphodiesterase, with protein sequence MRLQELLKEYWHWLGLTSFAVAIALAALVAPNRIGLLELEREAFSAEDRIREAVLSDPQVILQALTVPGGAAQLAEVFSEAGYGRRVLRYELYNSKGEVIYTSGVADLRLDRSAVAAAINPKMNGATIGLYGGEELSKPTHFARLHIPINLRGKVHGSLEVYLDQTEQAGVLSNYFGVVALVILGLVSAGIAIPLIVAWSRGRAQRRASEEVRYLQEHDTLTGLANRATLTDLLDSALERTKSGHRHLALISLDIDRFQELNESLEGHGGDRVLHDFGSRIQHLARDTDIVARVDGDEFAIVLTDIAALSDVMAFMHRLGTALAQPFHVSNREVVLATSVGIALAPADGDTSDVLLRHAAIALSRAKADGGQRVCFYEESMDQALQRRHTIEQDLRHALRRNEFEIVYQPQYDLKTEMPCGSEALIRWRHPEHGLISPGHFIPIAEETGLIVPIGEWVLRQACADATQWPEHLTVAVNLSPAQFRVGDITETVADALHQTGLPASRLELEITESLLINDTEEVLAKLNRLRSIGVRIAMDDFGTGYSSLSYLARFPFSKIKIDQQFVRNMTRDPAMRAIVKSVVALGKSLRIAVTAEGVETPEQARMLRRFGCPQVQGFLYGRPETAEVHAKGALKATAKVSPLPKRHSAA encoded by the coding sequence ATGCGCCTACAAGAACTGCTGAAAGAATACTGGCACTGGCTGGGGTTGACCTCATTCGCCGTCGCGATTGCGCTGGCCGCACTGGTGGCGCCGAATCGCATTGGCCTTCTCGAACTGGAACGTGAGGCCTTCTCCGCCGAGGACCGAATCCGCGAGGCGGTCTTGTCCGATCCTCAGGTCATCCTGCAGGCGCTGACGGTCCCCGGCGGTGCCGCGCAGTTGGCGGAAGTCTTCTCGGAGGCCGGATACGGACGGCGCGTCCTGCGCTACGAGTTGTATAATTCCAAAGGCGAAGTGATCTACACGAGCGGCGTTGCCGATCTTCGGCTGGACCGGTCGGCGGTCGCCGCGGCCATCAACCCCAAAATGAATGGTGCCACGATCGGCCTATACGGCGGGGAAGAACTCTCCAAGCCGACGCACTTCGCACGTCTGCATATTCCCATCAACCTTCGCGGAAAAGTGCATGGCTCCTTGGAGGTCTATCTGGACCAGACCGAGCAGGCCGGTGTCCTCTCCAACTATTTCGGCGTCGTCGCGCTCGTCATTCTCGGTCTCGTCAGCGCCGGCATCGCCATCCCCCTTATTGTGGCTTGGAGCCGCGGCCGCGCGCAGCGGCGCGCCAGCGAAGAAGTCCGGTACTTGCAAGAGCATGACACGCTGACCGGCCTTGCGAACAGGGCTACGCTCACGGACCTTCTCGACAGTGCCCTCGAGCGGACGAAATCCGGTCATCGGCACTTGGCGCTTATCAGCCTCGATATCGACCGTTTCCAAGAACTCAACGAATCCTTGGAGGGCCACGGCGGCGACCGCGTCCTCCACGACTTCGGAAGCCGTATTCAGCATCTCGCGCGGGACACCGATATCGTTGCGCGGGTCGACGGTGACGAGTTCGCGATCGTCCTGACCGATATCGCGGCTCTCAGCGATGTCATGGCCTTCATGCATCGCTTGGGCACTGCTCTGGCCCAACCGTTCCACGTCAGCAATCGCGAGGTCGTCCTGGCGACCAGCGTCGGCATTGCGCTGGCGCCCGCCGATGGCGATACCTCCGATGTTCTGCTGCGGCATGCGGCAATTGCGCTCTCCCGGGCGAAGGCCGATGGCGGGCAGCGCGTCTGCTTCTACGAAGAGAGCATGGACCAAGCTCTTCAGCGGCGTCATACGATCGAGCAGGATCTGCGGCACGCGCTGAGACGCAACGAGTTCGAGATCGTCTACCAGCCCCAGTACGATTTGAAGACCGAGATGCCATGCGGCTCGGAAGCGCTGATCCGTTGGCGCCACCCGGAGCATGGGCTCATTTCGCCGGGGCATTTCATTCCAATCGCCGAAGAAACCGGGCTCATCGTTCCGATCGGCGAGTGGGTGCTGCGGCAGGCCTGCGCCGATGCAACCCAGTGGCCCGAGCACCTGACGGTCGCGGTCAATCTGTCTCCGGCCCAGTTCCGCGTCGGCGACATCACCGAGACGGTGGCCGATGCCCTGCATCAAACGGGTTTGCCTGCGAGCCGGCTGGAACTCGAGATCACGGAAAGCCTTCTGATCAACGACACCGAAGAGGTTCTGGCGAAGTTGAATCGCCTCCGGTCAATCGGTGTCCGGATCGCCATGGACGATTTCGGTACGGGCTACTCGAGCCTGAGCTATCTCGCACGGTTCCCGTTCTCGAAAATCAAGATCGACCAGCAGTTTGTGCGCAACATGACCCGCGATCCGGCCATGCGCGCCATCGTGAAATCGGTCGTTGCCCTCGGCAAGTCGCTTCGGATTGCCGTCACGGCGGAAGGTGTCGAGACGCCCGAGCAAGCCCGCATGCTGCGGCGCTTCGGCTGTCCGCAGGTTCAGGGCTTCCTCTACGGCCGGCCCGAGACCGCCGAGGTTCACGCAAAGGGCGCTCTCAAGGCGACCGCAAAGGTTTCGCCGCTGCCAAAGCGCCACAGCGCGGCTTAG
- the asnB gene encoding asparagine synthase (glutamine-hydrolyzing) translates to MCGIAGSIDLAGKRLPDRGMLQRMADALVHRGPEDEGFLSVPGVGLAQRRLSIVGLEDGRQPIYNEDRTVAVICNGEFFEYPERRADLEAKGHVFRTHSDSEILVHLYEEHGEDLFPYLKGQFAFAIVDLARGVVLLGRDRVGICPLFWSRQGDTIYFASEIKALIASGAVRPEADPRGLDHLFTFFAMGSSRTAFKGVQSLEPGHCLRIDLPSGVGVASPVQRKYWDFDFPDWGDELDGDVGQLTDSFQSVFERAVDIRLRADVPVVGYLSGGVDSAFVMATAARVAGRPLPSFTLRIPKKGLDEVDEAMEAAEAIGAHPTVVHACSNLIMDSYEALTRAAECPVLDTSCAALLALSREVRSQGYKVVLTGEGADEGFAGYIWFKMREMARLLDYGDAFTPTSVLSRAIRKIGAKQNSDELKQIDALVGGPHAQSVMYSLVSTSRDRYFSTGFKEELGGHVAYEDFDLDLDRMARWHPLNRSLYFGYKVHLAGLLLTQKGDRIAMANSVETRYPFLDEDVIGFMSQLSPRWKLRRRMRDKFLLRQAAERILPKNIAQRRKHMFQAPLADSFLVNAPEFVRELISEESLKRTGYFDVDQVRRDCAMVAEEGSSRSLGRFYSLGLGGVVATQLWHHVYLGGGLCSLPAYTPAEPQEEVPLEAAVSA, encoded by the coding sequence ATGTGCGGCATTGCCGGATCGATCGACCTAGCAGGCAAGCGACTACCGGATCGGGGCATGCTGCAACGGATGGCGGACGCGCTCGTCCATCGCGGGCCCGAGGATGAGGGATTCCTGTCCGTGCCTGGCGTGGGTCTGGCGCAGCGCCGCTTGAGTATCGTCGGTCTCGAGGACGGACGGCAGCCGATCTACAACGAAGACCGCACCGTCGCCGTGATCTGTAACGGCGAGTTCTTCGAATACCCGGAACGCCGCGCCGATCTCGAAGCGAAGGGGCACGTTTTTCGGACTCATAGCGACAGCGAGATCCTGGTCCATCTCTATGAGGAGCACGGCGAGGACCTGTTCCCCTACTTGAAGGGTCAATTTGCCTTTGCGATCGTGGATCTCGCGCGCGGCGTCGTGCTTCTCGGCCGGGACCGTGTCGGCATCTGTCCGTTGTTCTGGTCGCGTCAGGGCGACACGATCTATTTCGCTTCCGAGATCAAGGCGCTGATCGCCTCCGGCGCCGTCCGGCCGGAAGCCGATCCCCGCGGGCTGGATCATCTCTTCACATTCTTTGCGATGGGTTCGAGCCGCACCGCCTTCAAGGGCGTTCAGTCGCTCGAGCCCGGGCATTGTCTGCGGATCGACCTGCCGAGTGGCGTCGGGGTAGCCAGTCCCGTCCAGCGCAAATACTGGGATTTCGATTTCCCCGATTGGGGCGACGAACTGGATGGGGACGTCGGCCAGCTCACCGATTCCTTCCAGTCGGTGTTCGAACGCGCTGTCGACATACGCCTGCGCGCGGATGTGCCCGTCGTCGGCTATCTGAGCGGCGGCGTGGATTCAGCCTTTGTCATGGCGACGGCCGCACGTGTTGCCGGTCGTCCCTTGCCGAGCTTCACGCTTCGCATTCCCAAGAAAGGCCTCGACGAGGTCGATGAGGCGATGGAGGCTGCGGAGGCAATCGGCGCGCATCCGACCGTGGTGCATGCCTGCTCCAACCTCATCATGGACTCCTACGAGGCCTTGACCCGCGCGGCCGAGTGCCCCGTTCTCGACACGTCTTGCGCCGCGCTCTTGGCGTTGTCGCGCGAAGTCCGCTCCCAAGGCTACAAGGTCGTCTTGACGGGTGAGGGTGCCGATGAGGGCTTCGCCGGCTACATTTGGTTCAAGATGCGTGAGATGGCGCGCCTCCTCGACTATGGCGACGCCTTCACGCCGACCTCGGTGCTTAGCCGGGCGATCCGCAAGATCGGTGCGAAGCAGAATTCCGACGAACTCAAGCAGATCGACGCGCTCGTCGGCGGTCCACATGCCCAATCGGTCATGTACAGCCTCGTGTCCACGTCGCGGGACCGCTATTTCAGCACTGGCTTCAAGGAAGAACTCGGCGGTCACGTCGCATACGAGGACTTCGATCTGGACCTCGATCGCATGGCGCGCTGGCATCCGCTCAACCGCTCGCTCTACTTCGGCTACAAGGTCCATCTCGCGGGCCTGCTTCTCACCCAGAAGGGCGACCGTATCGCCATGGCCAATAGCGTGGAGACCCGCTACCCCTTCCTGGACGAGGACGTCATCGGCTTCATGTCGCAACTCAGTCCGCGCTGGAAACTGCGCCGGCGCATGCGCGACAAGTTCCTGCTGAGGCAGGCTGCGGAGCGGATCTTGCCGAAAAATATCGCGCAGCGTCGAAAGCACATGTTCCAGGCGCCGTTGGCGGACAGTTTTCTCGTGAACGCGCCGGAATTCGTGCGCGAATTGATCAGCGAGGAAAGCCTGAAACGGACGGGCTATTTCGACGTCGATCAGGTGCGGCGGGATTGCGCCATGGTCGCCGAGGAGGGATCGAGCCGCAGTCTCGGCAGGTTCTACAGCCTCGGTCTCGGCGGCGTCGTCGCCACGCAGCTCTGGCACCATGTCTATCTTGGCGGCGGCCTGTGCAGCCTGCCGGCCTACACACCGGCCGAGCCGCAGGAAGAGGTGCCGCTCGAGGCAGCCGTCTCCGCGTAG